A single genomic interval of Antechinus flavipes isolate AdamAnt ecotype Samford, QLD, Australia chromosome 1, AdamAnt_v2, whole genome shotgun sequence harbors:
- the LOC127543686 gene encoding serpin B11-like — translation MNSLSTANVEFCLDVFKELSSNHVAENVFFSPLSLLYALSMLLLGARGNSAAQMGKVLHFSYGERSSNPELEKSSKCGLTGRIHSEFPVLLSKISQSDSNYTLSIANKLYGAKNIKFHPQYLSCSEELYQSELQTVDFKHAPEEVRQTINAWVESKTNGKIKDLFSKGTIDTSSIMVLVNAIYFKGQWQNKFQEEETIKMPFKLREGKSVPVQMMQQSGTFKVALIKKPHMKVIELPYASRNLSMFVLLPEDTEQIEKIEKQLNLKTFKQWTSSLMIEKEVDVYLPRFKLGIKYELNSLLKTLGIRDIFDPLKADLSGLSPSRDLFLSKVIHKSFIDVNEEGTEASAATGDVVVEKRLPIRIRFLADHPFLFFIKHIKTNTIIFCGRFSSP, via the exons ATGAACTCTCTCAGCACAGCTAATGTTGAATTTTGCTTGGATGTTTTTAAAGAACTAAGTAGCAACCATGTAGCGGAAAAtgtcttcttttcccctttgagTTTGCTCTATGCCCTGAGTATGCTTCTCCTGGGTGCCCGAGGCAACAGTGCAGCACAAATGGGAAAG GTGCTACACTTTAGTTATGGGGAAAGATCATCAAATCCAGAGCTTGAGAAATCTTCTAAG TGTGGCCTAACTGGAAGGATACATTCAGAGTTTCCAGTACTATTATCCAAAATCAGCCAGTCGGATAGTAATTACACACTCAGCATTGCCAACAAGCTCTATGGTGCAAAGAACATTAAATTTCATCCG CAATATTTAAGTTGTTCAGAAGAACTATACCAATCTGAGCTACAGACTGTAGATTTTAAGCATGCTCCAGAGGAAGTCAGGCAAACAATTAATGCTTGGGTTGAAAGTAAGACAAACG GAAAAATCAAGGACCTGTTTAGTAAAGGAACAATTGATACTTCTTCCATCATGGTCCTGGTGAATGCCATCTACTTTAAAGGACAATGGCAGAATAAATTTCAGGAAGAAGAGACAATTAAAATGCCCTTTAAGCTAAGAGAG GGTAAGAGTGTACCTGTGCAGATGATGCAACAAAGTGGAACATTTAAAGTGGCTCTCATAAAGAAACCTCATATGAAAGTCATAGAGCTTCCATATGCTAGTAGAAATCTAAGCATGTTTGTACTTCTTCCAGAAGACACAGAGCagatagaaaag ATTGAAAAGCAACTCAACTTGAAGACATTCAAACAATGGACCAGTTCTTTGATGATAGAGAAAGAAGTTGATGTTTACCTTCCCCGATTCAAACTTGGAATTAAATATGAgttaaattctttattaaaaacactaggaaTAAGAGATATTTTTGACCCTTTAAAAGCTGACCTTTCTGGACTATCTCCAAGTAGAGACTTATTTTTATCAAAAGTTATCCATAAATCCTTTATAGATGTTAATGAAGAGGGCACAGAGGCATCTGCAGCAACTGGGGatgttgttgttgaaaagagactTCCCATTAGGATCAGGTTCTTGGCTGATcacccctttcttttcttcataaagCACATTAAAACCAATACAATTATTTTCTGTGGAAGATTCTCCTCTCCATAA